In the Afipia sp. GAS231 genome, CCTTGCGCTCGATCGCCGCTTCCAGCGCCAGGCAGTTCATCATGGTGGCGAGCATGCCCATGGTGTCGCCGGTGGGGCGCGACACGCCGCGGGAGGACACTTCGACGCCGCGAAAGATATTACCGCCGCCGATCACGACGGCGACCTCAACCCCGAGCTTCTTCGCAGCAATCAGGTCGTCGGCAACGCGGTCGATGGTGGGCTGGTCGATGCCGAAGGACTGGCTGCCGGCGAGAAATTCGCCCGAGAGCTTGATCACGACGCGACGGTAGACCGGCTCAGCCATTGCTACTCGCTTCCTTGTCCCGCGCAGACAACTCCCGGCGCGAAAGGCGCCGGAAGCCTGTTCTGACAGCGGTTATTTCTTGCCGCTGACCGCCGCGACTTCGGCTGCGAAATCGGATTCCTGCTTTTCGATTCCCTCGCCGAGAGCATAGCGCACAAAGCCGGTAATCTTCACAGGTCCGCCGACCTTGCCTTCGGCTTCCTTGACCGCCTGGGCCACCGACTTGCCGGTATCGTGGATGAAGGCCTGCTCGAGCAGGCAGACTTCCTTGTAATAGGTCTTCAGACCGGACTCGACGATCTTCTCGATCAAGTTCTCGGCCTTGCCCTGCTGGCGATACTTGTCGGCCAACACGTCCTTTTCGCGCTTCACGGTCACGGGATCGAGCCCGGCCGGATCGAGCGCCAGCGGATTGGTGGCGGCGACATGCATGGCCAACTGACGGCCGAGGGCCGCGAGTTCGTCGGTCTTGCCGGGGGACTCGAGCGCCACCAGTACGCCCATCTTGCCGGCGCCGTCGATGACCGCGCCATGGACGTAGCTCGCCACCACGCCCTTGCCGACTTCTAGCAAGGCCGCACGGCGCAGCGACATGTTTTCGCCGATGGTGGCGATCGCGTCCGAAATCGCGATCTCGACCGTGACGTCGCCGACCTTGGCGGCCTTGATCGCTTCGACGTCGGCGCCGGTCTTGAGCGCGACCTGGGCGACCATCTTGACGAGGCCCTGGAACTGCTCGTTGCGGGCGACGAAGTCGGTCTCGGAGTTGACTTCGACGACCACGCCCTTGGTGCCCGAGGTCACGGCGCCGATCAGGCCTTCAGCGGCAACGCGGCCGGCCTTCTTGGCAGCCTTCGACAGACCCTTCTTGCGAAGCCAATCCTGCGCCGCCGTCATGTCGCCGGCGGTTTCGGTCAGCGCCGCCTTGCAGTCCATCATGCCTGCGCCGGTCGACTCGCGCAGTTCCTTGACCATGCCAGCAGAGATCGTTGCCATCGTTGGATATCCTTCTTGCCTGTTAGCCGCGGGCGCGGCGCACGCTTTGCGCCGTGCCGCTATCAGCTACCGGGATGCCGTATCGGGAAAATGAACCGGTGGCCGACAAAGCCGGCCACCCGGTAATACTGTTATTCCGCTTCCGCGGTCAGCGTCTTGGCCTGGGCGACCCAGCCATCGGCGCGGCTCGGAAGTCCGACCTCTTCGCCGATCTTGTGCGCGGTGGCGTGGTCGAGTTCGGCGAGCTGCCAGTAGTGGAAGATGCCGAGATCGTTGAATTTCTTCTCGATCGCACCCGACACGCCGGTGAGCTTCTTGAGGTTGTCGGCGGTGCCGCGCGGGCCGGCCAGACCCTGGAAGCCGGTCGGCTGTGCGGCCGGAAGTTCTTCCTGAACAACCGGCTTGGTGAAGGCGCCGGTGTCGATCCCGGACTCGCCCTGGGCGCGCGAAATGCCGTCGATGGCGGCGCGGGCCACCAGGTCGCAATACAGCGAGATGGCGCGGCCGGCATCGTCATTGCCCGGCACGACATAGGTGATGCCCTTGGGATCGGAATTGGTATCGACGATCGCGGCAACGGGAATGTTGAGCCGCTGCGCTTCCTGGATCGCGATGTCTTCCTTGTTGGTGTCGATCACGAAGATCATGTCGGGAAGCCCGCCCATGTCCTTGATGCCGCCGAGCGAACGGTCGAGCTTGTCGCGCTCGCGCTGCAGCGTCAGCCGCTCCTTCTTGGTGTAGGCGTTGGCATCGCCCGAGGAGAGCACCTCATCGAGGTGACGCAGGCGCTTGATCGAGCCCGAAATCGTCTTCCAGTTGGTCAGCGTGCCGCCGAGCCAGCGCGAATTGACGAAGTACTGCGCCGAACGCTTCGCAGCCTCGGCAACGCCGTCCTGCGCCTGGCGCTTGGTGCCGACGAACAGGATACGGCCGCCCTTGGCGACGGTGTCCGAGACCGCCGTCAGCGCCTTATGCAGCAACGGCACGGTCTGGGCGAGATCGATGATATGGATGTTGTTGCGGGCGCCGAAAATGAACTCTGCCATTTTCGGATTCCAGCGGTGGGATTGGTGGCCAAAGTGCACGCCGGCTTCAAGCAGCTGGCGCATAGAAAAATCGGGTACCGACATCGTTCAATTCTCCGGTTGGTTCCTCCGGAAGCGTGTGAGCAGACGAGCCTTATGGCCCGGTTGCCACCGGACGGCCTTTGAGAGCCATGCTTCCGTGTGAGATGGCGCGGTATATAGCCGGATTCTGTCGATAAGCAAGGAAATACGGCCGCTTTTCCGGCTGATCGGCGGTTGTTCGGTAACGCCGTGCCGGGACAATCCAAATATCGAAATCAACCCCATGCAAAGTAGCAGGGGTGACGATGAGCTTTCTGCATCAAAATATCAGGATTGCGCTCCAAATCCATGAATCCAAAGGACTTCGAAACCCGTCCGCTCGACGTGACGGTATTTAATTACCTTAACGCCGGGCGCTGACGCTCACGCTACCGCCCTTCTCCTGATCGAAAATCCGTAACGCCAGCAGTGAATGCGCCAGCGCACCACCGGCCTTGACGGCCGCCGCAACAAACGCAGCCTCCGCGATCTCCTGCTTGCTGGCGCCGTACGCAACGGCATGTCGCGTATGGGTATCGATGCAGTAGGCGCACTGGGTGGTGAAAGCGACACCGAGCGCAGCTCGCGGTATTTGCGGGGAATGACGCCGTCCTCGCGTTCGACGGCATGGTTGAACGCCAGAAATGCGCGTCCCTCGGTGGCTGCAAGACCAACCAGGTCAGGCACCAGGGTCAGGTCGTCGCGTCGTTGGTAATGGTTCATCGAAGCCGTCCTCGGTTCAGTTGCGATGCCTGTAAGAGGCCATGAGGCGGCAAATGGATTCGCGTCGCTTCGGATAAATTGCGCTCGGCATGCTGACACAAAGTGGCAGGATGCCGTGATAGCCTCGTCCTGCTTCAACGACTGATAGCTCCGATGTCACGCGCACAGCGTCTACTCGATCTCGTTCAGGCCCTTCGCGGCTATCGTCGTCCGGTCAGCGGTGCGGTGCTGGCCGGTTCGCTCGGAATTTCGCTGCGAACGCTCTATCGCGACATCGAAACATTGAACGCGCAGGGGGCGCATATCGATGGCGAGCCCGGCGTCGGCTACGTGCTTCGTCCGGGCTTCATGCTGCCGCCGCTGATGTTTTCCGAGGAGGAGATCGAGGCGATCGTGCTGGGCTCGCGATGGGTCGCGGACCGGGCCGATGCGGCCCTGAGACCGCCGCGCGCAGCGCCCTGGCCAAGATCGCGGCCGTGCTGCCGCCGGATCTGAAGACCAACATCGATACGTCGAGCCTTCTGATCGGACCCGGCCAGGTAACCGCCGCCGGCGATGCCGAACTGCCGGTCATTCGCTCGGCCATTCGGTCCGAGCACAAATTACGCATCGGCTATCTCGACGGCAGCGGGCGCGATTCAAGGCGCACCATCTGGCCGTTCGCGTTGGGATTCTTCGACCGGGTGCGCGTGGTCGTGGCGTGGTGTGAGTTGCGCGATGGCTTTCGGCATTTCCGCACCGACCGTATCAGCAAGGTGCAGGTCACTGACAAACGCTATCCCCGTCGCCGCCAGGTGTTGCTCCGGGAATGGCGCGCATCCGAAGGAATCCCGGAGCGCTAGCCCCCTTCGATCTGAAGCATTCACTACTGACACTTTTTGGCAGTGTCGTCGCCTAGATTGACCCCATGCCGGACACGCCCAGCGACTCCGGCCACGGATGTTCAACCAGGGACCTGCCACATGCCGAACTTCAGTTTTGTCCTGCTCTATGTCGAGAACCCGCCGGCCAGCGCCGGCTTCTATGCGGACCTGCTCGGCCGCCCCGTCATCGAGACCTCGCCCACCTTTGCGATGCTGCCGCTGACGGATGGCGTGATGCTCGGATTGTGGTCACGCCAAACCGTCGAGCCCGCCGCCACATCGCAATCGGGCGCCAGCGAAGTCGCTTTCACGGTCAAGGACGCCGCCGCCGTCGAGGCAACGTTTGCCGACTGGAAACGGCGCGGCCTGACGATCATCCAGCAGCCCCAACGCATGGATTTCGGCCACACCTTCGTGGCCGTCGATCCCGATGGGCACCGGCTGCGCGTGTTTGCTCCGGAGGCCGCATGACCACGAACTGGGTTGCCAAGAACTGGGTTGCGGTCGCTTCGGCCGAACATGTTCGTATCGGCCGGAGCAAGGGCTTCATGCAGGTCTGTCACGGCAAGGCCGCGCCGCTGCGGCGGATCCAGCCCGGCGACGGCGTGGTCTACTACTCGCCGACATCAGTGTTTCGCAGCAAGGATCAATTGCAGTCGTTTACGGCGATCGGCATCGTGCGCGACGGCGCCCCCTATCAAGCTGGCATGGACGGCGGCTTCATGCCGTTTCGCCGCGATGTCAGTTGGTGCGCCACTGAAGACGCGCCGATCAAGCCGCTGATCGGCCGGCTCGCTTTCACGACGGCGAAACGCAATTGGGGCTTTCAACTGCGCTTCGGGCTGTTCGAGATTTCCGAGCACGACATGGCGACGATCGCGGCCGCGATGGGGGCATCGCTGTCACCTCCATAACCCGGCGCAGGCTTAGGATTGCACAACCACGACATTCATGCCCGTGCGGGACGACGATTGCGCCCGGCGGTCGCCGTTCCCCTCGGGTCGGCGACCCTGCTCTGCCCCGGTCAGATCCGGCTCTGACCGGCACCGCTTTGCCTCAGCACCGTGGAACGTTCGGCGGGCATTTTTTGGCTGCGGGTGCCGCCGGACGTGGTGGCGGTGGTGCCGGACGCGGCGGCGGCGGTGGTGGCGCCGGCCGCGCGATCTGAGGAGCCGGCCGCGGAGGCGGCGGCGGTGCAGCCACCCGGGGCGGTGGCGCAGCCATCCGGGGCGGCGGCGCAGCCATCCGGGGCGGCGGCGCAGCTACCCGAGGCGGTGGGGGCGGTGCCGGCTTCGCCATCTGCGGAGCTGGACGCGGCGGAGGCGCCCGGCGCGTATCCGGCCGAATTGGAGGTTTCGGCACCGCCTGGATTGTCGGCTTCGGCGGGAGCGCTGCCGTGGGCTTGGATGGCGGTTGAACGGTCGCCGGCTTGCTCAGGGTTTCCGGCCTCAGCTTCGGCTTTGCGTCCGCCCCCGGCCCGTTCGGCTTCGACAGGGCTGTCACCCCTGTCGGTCCTTTCGGTGTGCCGGCGGCAGGTGCATTCGGAACCGCTGGCGAAGCTGCCGTTCCCGGCTGCTGCGGCGCCAGCTTCGCACTGGGATTGGTCGCGTTCGCGGGCGAAGTCCCTGCAGCCGGCGGTGGCGGCGCGCCTTTGACGCCGGACGCCGGCAACGAATTGGCCTTCGGCAACGCATGGCCTTGCGGCAGCGTGTTCGGCGCCACATTCGCAGGCTGCGACGCATTCGCCGGGGCAATCTGGCCAACCGGCGCCCCCGGTGTACCGGCCTTCGCGGCAGGGTTTATCGATGCGCTCAAAGGCATTGGCAGTTTGCCCTGCTGGATCAGCGAGGCCTTTTGCGCGGCCGCAGGTGGCACGAGCGTAGCGCCGGCGGGCACCGCGCCTTTGGCGGAGGGGAGCGCGTTGGGCCCTCCCGGCGCCGGCTGAGGCCGCTGGTTGATGACGGTGTTGATGACGGTCGTATTGTGAATGTTGGCGTAGATGATGTTGTTCGGCGGCTGCGCGACATAGACCGGCGCCACAACATAGACTGGAATCGGCACGAACAGCGGCTGCGGCAGGATGAAAAGCCCGATCGGTGGCGGCGGCGGCTCCAGCACGATGAAATCCGGTGGCGGCGGCGGCAGGTAATAGACCGGCGGCGGTGGCGGCGGCGCAAAATCAAA is a window encoding:
- the tsf gene encoding translation elongation factor Ts, with the protein product MATISAGMVKELRESTGAGMMDCKAALTETAGDMTAAQDWLRKKGLSKAAKKAGRVAAEGLIGAVTSGTKGVVVEVNSETDFVARNEQFQGLVKMVAQVALKTGADVEAIKAAKVGDVTVEIAISDAIATIGENMSLRRAALLEVGKGVVASYVHGAVIDGAGKMGVLVALESPGKTDELAALGRQLAMHVAATNPLALDPAGLDPVTVKREKDVLADKYRQQGKAENLIEKIVESGLKTYYKEVCLLEQAFIHDTGKSVAQAVKEAEGKVGGPVKITGFVRYALGEGIEKQESDFAAEVAAVSGKK
- a CDS encoding 30S ribosomal protein S2 — its product is MSVPDFSMRQLLEAGVHFGHQSHRWNPKMAEFIFGARNNIHIIDLAQTVPLLHKALTAVSDTVAKGGRILFVGTKRQAQDGVAEAAKRSAQYFVNSRWLGGTLTNWKTISGSIKRLRHLDEVLSSGDANAYTKKERLTLQRERDKLDRSLGGIKDMGGLPDMIFVIDTNKEDIAIQEAQRLNIPVAAIVDTNSDPKGITYVVPGNDDAGRAISLYCDLVARAAIDGISRAQGESGIDTGAFTKPVVQEELPAAQPTGFQGLAGPRGTADNLKKLTGVSGAIEKKFNDLGIFHYWQLAELDHATAHKIGEEVGLPSRADGWVAQAKTLTAEAE
- a CDS encoding carboxymuconolactone decarboxylase family protein — its product is MSGVQPCRRTRGRRHSPQIPRAALGVAFTTQCAYCIDTHTRHAVAYGASKQEIAEAAFVAAAVKAGGALAHSLLALRIFDQEKGGSVSVSARR
- a CDS encoding VOC family protein, with translation MPNFSFVLLYVENPPASAGFYADLLGRPVIETSPTFAMLPLTDGVMLGLWSRQTVEPAATSQSGASEVAFTVKDAAAVEATFADWKRRGLTIIQQPQRMDFGHTFVAVDPDGHRLRVFAPEAA
- a CDS encoding EVE domain-containing protein → MTTNWVAKNWVAVASAEHVRIGRSKGFMQVCHGKAAPLRRIQPGDGVVYYSPTSVFRSKDQLQSFTAIGIVRDGAPYQAGMDGGFMPFRRDVSWCATEDAPIKPLIGRLAFTTAKRNWGFQLRFGLFEISEHDMATIAAAMGASLSPP